A single window of Rubripirellula lacrimiformis DNA harbors:
- a CDS encoding FMN-binding protein, with amino-acid sequence MPAFDSRIGFAFLLVITTMWGSASSGTAQDRVEFLSGAKLQGKILQIRKDAKEFDIETMLGGRKFTRTYPYSKVHAVTIGDKRFELTPMSPTGTANSSQSEPDADSPPVRSQKQVQQLIDQAGQTLPDWFESTQLDYPNTLDLSWPLKATGPWNGRKNVGQHLWDTISPNRRRWHSGIKLIHHCLSLHSDPALQQRDKEKLGNLYFTLLQDYPRAAYWYQQANTTVAKPDGIHLAECYWRMGNSKMALDLLDSRLMSMDAVKLLGDMGHLDQAIRAAQPYLGSAMDNQTLLALGDAARTNQKTDAAIAYYQNVLSNDNFRNQEYKDRLQARARQSIDAIRLRDAADPAKVPDGTFTDRSTGYNGNVEVEVKVASGQIQSVNVTKHREKQFYAALDDVPRQIIRRQSIEGIDGTSGATITAEAIVHATAKALAGASR; translated from the coding sequence ATGCCAGCCTTCGATTCGCGTATCGGATTTGCCTTCCTGCTGGTCATCACAACCATGTGGGGATCGGCCTCGTCCGGAACGGCCCAGGACCGCGTCGAGTTTCTAAGCGGTGCCAAACTGCAAGGAAAGATCCTTCAGATTCGAAAGGACGCCAAAGAATTCGATATCGAAACAATGTTGGGCGGGCGAAAATTCACTCGGACTTACCCCTATTCGAAAGTCCACGCCGTCACGATCGGTGACAAACGTTTTGAACTAACACCGATGTCCCCCACCGGCACCGCGAACAGCAGCCAGTCGGAACCGGACGCAGACAGCCCGCCTGTGCGTTCGCAGAAACAGGTCCAACAACTGATCGACCAAGCCGGGCAAACATTGCCGGATTGGTTCGAATCAACGCAACTGGACTATCCCAACACGTTGGATCTTAGCTGGCCGCTAAAGGCAACAGGCCCCTGGAACGGTCGCAAAAACGTTGGCCAACATCTGTGGGATACGATCAGCCCCAACCGCCGCCGTTGGCATTCGGGCATCAAACTGATCCATCACTGCCTTTCGCTTCACAGCGATCCGGCACTGCAGCAGCGCGACAAAGAAAAGCTGGGCAACCTGTACTTCACGTTGCTGCAGGACTATCCACGGGCGGCATATTGGTATCAGCAAGCCAACACCACCGTTGCCAAGCCAGACGGCATCCACCTTGCCGAATGCTATTGGCGAATGGGCAACAGCAAGATGGCATTGGACCTGTTGGATTCGCGATTGATGTCGATGGACGCGGTCAAACTGCTCGGTGACATGGGCCATTTGGACCAGGCGATCCGTGCGGCCCAGCCCTACCTTGGTTCCGCCATGGACAACCAAACGCTGCTGGCCTTAGGGGACGCGGCGCGCACCAACCAGAAAACGGACGCCGCCATCGCCTACTACCAAAACGTTCTTAGCAACGACAACTTTCGCAATCAAGAATACAAGGACCGCCTGCAGGCTCGGGCCCGTCAAAGCATCGATGCGATTCGTTTGCGTGATGCCGCCGACCCCGCGAAAGTCCCCGACGGAACCTTCACCGACCGCAGCACCGGATACAACGGCAATGTCGAAGTCGAAGTGAAAGTCGCATCAGGTCAGATCCAATCGGTGAACGTGACCAAGCATCGCGAGAAACAATTCTATGCGGCATTGGATGATGTCCCGCGTCAGATCATCCGTCGGCAAAGCATCGAAGGCATCGATGGTACCAGCGGCGCCACCATCACGGCTGAAGCGATCGTCCATGCCACGGCCAAGGCGCTGGCCGGAGCGTCCCGATGA
- the dnaX gene encoding DNA polymerase III subunit gamma/tau produces the protein MSDSTSKAGDYVVVARRYRPRGFDELVGQDHVGRALKNAIETNRVGHAYLFTGARGVGKTSTARIFAKALNDPTGPTANPDNASDVAQAIDSGEDVDVIEIDGASNRGIDEIRSLRANVGVRPSRSRYKIYIIDEVHMLTGAAFNALLKTLEEPPEHVKFIFCTTDPEKLPITVLSRCQRFDFAPVEVTKIVGRLREIITAEGAAADDVALELIARRAAGSMRDSQSLLEQVLSFSDGKLTADQVHTMLGTADDVRLHALATAMANRDAAESMKQLDEAVDAGVDAGRLAEQLLGYFRDLMAVTVGCDETLMRHTSASLHGELKALGDTWGLQTVLAVVGLIDQTLVRIRLSVYSRVLMEATLIQICNLPDLQNIVNLAAAARTATDSGEKKKLAPRPPQSRPVPEIPHRPTPGTEPQAATPPHPPAAAPTPTPDPVPTSAAPQTSAANNAPATGPPAVSAAGASANTANGAASANGAAAAAPDDAAATAQGETAAVAAGDVIPLTESSASQVWAAAINRLEEVRQSLARQIERAEYLGPGKLRLVFPAEAGLTMRRCDAPDNRSAIVDAVSEVMGERVALEYHSAPPKPKPVAVKEAAPKQTRMQRMREIELNPLIKSCVEAFGAEIVRIDRPR, from the coding sequence ATGTCCGACAGCACGTCCAAAGCTGGTGATTACGTCGTCGTCGCAAGACGATACCGTCCGCGTGGATTTGACGAACTGGTCGGCCAAGACCATGTCGGCCGCGCCCTAAAAAATGCGATCGAAACCAATCGCGTTGGCCACGCCTATCTGTTCACCGGGGCTCGCGGAGTCGGCAAGACCAGCACCGCGCGGATCTTTGCCAAAGCCCTGAACGATCCGACCGGCCCCACCGCCAATCCCGACAACGCGTCCGATGTTGCCCAAGCGATCGATTCGGGTGAAGACGTCGACGTGATCGAAATCGACGGTGCCAGCAACCGAGGGATCGACGAAATCCGATCGCTGCGGGCCAACGTTGGCGTCCGCCCCAGCCGATCGCGATACAAAATTTACATCATCGACGAAGTCCACATGCTGACCGGGGCAGCGTTCAACGCGCTGCTGAAAACGCTCGAAGAGCCACCCGAGCATGTGAAGTTCATCTTCTGTACCACGGACCCAGAAAAGCTTCCGATCACGGTGCTTAGCCGGTGCCAACGATTCGATTTCGCGCCCGTTGAAGTCACCAAGATCGTCGGTCGACTTCGAGAAATCATCACGGCCGAAGGTGCCGCAGCGGATGATGTCGCACTGGAACTGATCGCTCGCCGTGCGGCCGGATCGATGCGTGACAGCCAGTCGCTGCTGGAACAGGTGTTGTCGTTCAGCGATGGCAAACTGACCGCCGATCAAGTCCACACGATGCTGGGCACCGCAGACGACGTCCGCCTGCACGCACTGGCCACCGCGATGGCCAATCGGGACGCCGCCGAATCGATGAAGCAACTCGACGAAGCGGTCGATGCCGGCGTCGATGCGGGTCGCCTGGCCGAACAATTGCTGGGCTACTTTCGCGACCTGATGGCCGTCACCGTGGGCTGCGACGAAACGTTGATGCGACACACATCGGCATCGCTGCATGGCGAACTAAAAGCACTGGGCGATACCTGGGGCTTGCAAACCGTCCTGGCGGTTGTCGGGCTGATCGACCAGACGTTGGTGCGGATCCGATTAAGTGTTTACAGTCGCGTTTTGATGGAAGCGACACTGATCCAGATTTGCAATCTGCCGGACCTGCAAAACATCGTCAACCTTGCCGCAGCGGCACGCACCGCCACCGATTCGGGCGAAAAAAAAAAGCTAGCCCCTAGGCCCCCGCAATCTCGCCCGGTCCCAGAGATCCCCCACCGGCCGACCCCGGGAACCGAACCACAAGCGGCGACGCCACCCCATCCGCCGGCGGCCGCGCCGACGCCTACCCCAGATCCCGTTCCCACATCCGCTGCGCCGCAGACCTCTGCCGCCAACAACGCACCGGCGACCGGGCCACCCGCTGTTTCCGCAGCCGGGGCAAGCGCCAACACGGCTAACGGCGCAGCCTCGGCCAACGGCGCGGCCGCGGCAGCCCCCGACGATGCCGCTGCGACTGCACAGGGCGAAACCGCCGCTGTCGCCGCCGGAGATGTGATCCCGTTGACGGAAAGCTCAGCGTCCCAAGTTTGGGCGGCTGCGATCAACCGATTGGAAGAAGTTCGCCAATCGTTGGCGCGTCAGATCGAACGCGCCGAGTACCTGGGCCCGGGCAAGCTTCGCCTGGTCTTTCCCGCCGAAGCCGGGCTAACGATGCGGCGGTGCGATGCACCCGACAATCGGTCTGCGATTGTCGATGCGGTGTCCGAAGTGATGGGCGAACGAGTGGCACTGGAATATCACTCGGCTCCCCCCAAGCCAAAGCCGGTCGCCGTCAAAGAGGCCGCGCCGAAGCAGACGCGGATGCAGCGAATGCGCGAGATCGAACTCAATCCGCTGATCAAATCCTGCGTCGAAGCATTCGGCGCAGAGATTGTCCGGATCGACCGCCCACGATAG
- the wecB gene encoding non-hydrolyzing UDP-N-acetylglucosamine 2-epimerase, with amino-acid sequence MTPLTARTLRPLIVFGTRPEAIKLCPVILECQKRPDQIAPIICSTGQHREMLAQVLGYFGITPDIDLGLMKPGQTLTGLTSACLEAVDGVIVNQKPDCVVVQGDTTTVMAAAMAAFYHGVPIVHVEAGLRTGDLTAPWPEEFNRRVAGIITELHCAPTQRSADALRREHVPQQNIRVTGNTVIDALLHTVQKERVDDAKWRQQYPAATADSVVLITGHRRENFGDGLASILDAIADLARLHPETQFIYPVHLNPNVQGPVHQRLAGLENVHLVPPADYPQFVWLMDRASVVLTDSGGVQEEAPSLGNAVLVTREKTERPEAVEAGLAELVGTDRGRIVRRVSESLAAAGKSDRQKQSGVIDNPYGDGKSSARIVDWILERWSGQQK; translated from the coding sequence ATGACGCCCCTCACCGCACGCACTTTGCGTCCTTTGATCGTTTTTGGCACCCGTCCGGAGGCGATAAAGTTGTGTCCGGTCATCCTAGAGTGCCAAAAACGTCCCGATCAGATCGCGCCGATCATCTGCAGCACGGGCCAACACCGCGAAATGCTCGCTCAGGTACTCGGTTACTTCGGCATCACGCCCGATATCGACCTGGGGCTGATGAAGCCGGGGCAAACGCTGACCGGATTGACGTCCGCATGCCTGGAAGCCGTCGACGGGGTGATCGTCAATCAAAAACCCGATTGTGTGGTGGTTCAGGGGGATACGACGACCGTGATGGCCGCCGCGATGGCTGCGTTCTATCACGGGGTGCCGATCGTCCATGTCGAAGCCGGGCTGCGAACCGGCGATTTGACGGCGCCGTGGCCCGAGGAATTCAATCGCCGCGTGGCGGGCATCATCACGGAACTGCACTGTGCACCGACCCAGCGGAGCGCGGATGCCCTGCGCCGCGAACACGTCCCACAGCAGAATATCCGCGTTACCGGCAATACCGTCATCGACGCTCTTCTGCACACGGTCCAAAAGGAACGCGTCGACGACGCCAAGTGGCGCCAGCAATACCCGGCGGCAACGGCCGATTCGGTCGTCCTGATCACCGGGCACCGCCGCGAAAACTTTGGCGACGGCTTGGCTTCGATACTGGATGCGATCGCCGATCTAGCCAGACTGCACCCCGAAACCCAGTTCATCTATCCGGTTCACTTGAATCCCAACGTGCAAGGTCCGGTGCACCAGCGTTTGGCCGGACTGGAAAACGTGCACCTGGTCCCGCCGGCAGACTATCCTCAGTTTGTTTGGTTGATGGATCGAGCCAGTGTTGTGTTGACCGATTCGGGAGGCGTTCAGGAAGAAGCCCCGTCGCTGGGAAATGCGGTTCTGGTGACGCGAGAAAAAACCGAACGTCCCGAGGCGGTCGAAGCCGGTTTGGCCGAATTGGTCGGGACCGATCGTGGACGGATCGTCCGCCGTGTCAGTGAGTCGCTGGCCGCGGCAGGCAAATCGGATCGCCAAAAACAATCCGGCGTGATCGACAATCCGTACGGCGATGGAAAATCGTCGGCAAGGATCGTCGACTGGATTCTGGAAAGATGGTCGGGTCAGCAAAAATAG
- a CDS encoding AsmA-like C-terminal region-containing protein, with amino-acid sequence MIIGSHRRTIVWMFAVLLALSSADRSWGQGGDVTGPRSADDAAAPVGKDDANLPPPVVDDGIRRWTTDWSFEDIDVANLLSRLASIGIQIPIIADGDVTVGFAVGVPIAHVNDGQVYRLRGRLSSRRLQLENLLLEDFSADIVYDNGVLRLDRIRGRWTDAASDEEPGRFSGNGSLAILPRGKAVVRIHADDLTIGPLYDLITAANREDAGVPVTGTVTGDIDWAAPIDSLVDIATWTATSNLRVRKLKSGESMPLSINTGDLTVRDGIVAVPQLRVTSDADASVGFDGAAQVELVGRRRFEFQVRGNDVPMQALSMMAAQAGMVSQQAVAGKLDLDLRGNGQWASKSWSVRGRVGTPRLEVFRQNVGLIEHELMFDQQRFSLDPIHTDTPNAKMLIRRIAADYSFTDQGIEVSKLSAEVFGGRASGNVAVPFGDEGDWNADLVWEGIQPKINLAALLPFGVPKTWTSASALTSGAIQWNVPAAAIMQPARHRGTAKLSAADIRLGSGSIGQVDLAIQAGDGTIRLNGDGKLFGGAFSVETKSDVDANDDWSSWLRKVPVGQISIRSAKVDQLIPVLRPDDPRRYRGTVSAVANIHPSALAFDAAQTVDAAAAAGRNDTDNNIGDNNIGDGDRANLTLQMSASDLAVDGRTVSRGGKAELQIVDGVLVIRRASAAYGGGRLIASGRWPLGQEAAKSGRRTLQFTFSGVDAQTGLMLVAPSIADRVGGAVSGSLTVAGDQDYRIRGSITVRESSLFTVSAGSVNAGVNGSLSSDFGRWNLRLRSISGNLAGGEIRGEADLSSSTALSGTFDLDSRWSVRRVDFGTLIATTGTTTSLAHGRITGAMSVAGRRIRSVSDLNGNFTASLAQTQASAVPGLLKANQFLGALSLTNTQFDTGTLKGTIGRGAVQVEEFSLRADRVRVFAQGRIGIADWRMDLDAVIATGLLDGDSAKIAALAAQLAVEAFIPVGLIVEINRMFSNRTLFLGVTGPASDPQVRLKPIETIRQAAVRFLVREAMVLVSAGTRIAN; translated from the coding sequence ATGATCATCGGAAGCCATCGACGAACGATCGTTTGGATGTTTGCGGTGCTGCTTGCGCTGTCCAGTGCAGACCGCAGTTGGGGCCAAGGCGGTGACGTCACGGGCCCGCGATCGGCCGATGATGCTGCCGCGCCCGTCGGCAAAGACGACGCCAATCTTCCGCCACCGGTTGTCGACGACGGAATCCGTCGCTGGACAACGGATTGGTCATTCGAAGACATCGATGTTGCCAACCTATTGTCGCGTTTGGCATCCATCGGGATCCAGATCCCGATCATCGCGGATGGGGATGTAACGGTCGGATTCGCCGTCGGTGTGCCGATCGCCCACGTGAATGATGGCCAGGTTTACCGGTTGCGAGGCCGGCTTTCGTCGCGGCGGTTACAGCTTGAAAATCTGTTGCTGGAAGACTTCTCGGCTGACATCGTTTACGACAATGGCGTGTTGCGTTTGGACCGGATTCGTGGGCGCTGGACCGATGCGGCGTCAGATGAAGAACCAGGCCGTTTTAGCGGGAACGGTTCTTTGGCGATTCTGCCACGCGGCAAAGCCGTGGTACGCATTCATGCGGATGATCTGACGATCGGTCCACTGTACGACTTAATCACTGCAGCCAACCGAGAGGATGCTGGTGTTCCCGTCACTGGAACCGTGACCGGGGATATCGACTGGGCCGCGCCGATCGATTCCTTGGTTGATATCGCGACCTGGACTGCAACCAGCAATCTTCGCGTTCGCAAGCTGAAGTCCGGCGAATCGATGCCGTTGTCGATCAACACCGGGGATTTGACTGTGCGTGACGGGATTGTGGCGGTTCCCCAGTTGCGGGTGACGTCTGATGCGGACGCCAGCGTTGGGTTCGACGGGGCGGCCCAGGTTGAATTGGTCGGGCGTCGGCGGTTTGAATTCCAGGTGCGTGGCAACGACGTGCCGATGCAGGCATTGTCGATGATGGCCGCCCAGGCGGGAATGGTTTCCCAGCAAGCGGTTGCCGGCAAATTGGACCTGGATCTCCGCGGCAACGGCCAATGGGCGTCAAAGTCCTGGTCGGTTCGGGGCCGGGTGGGGACGCCGCGATTGGAAGTGTTTCGCCAAAATGTCGGATTGATCGAGCACGAATTGATGTTCGATCAACAACGCTTTTCGCTCGATCCGATCCATACCGATACGCCCAACGCGAAAATGTTGATTCGTCGTATCGCCGCCGACTACTCATTCACGGACCAAGGGATCGAGGTTTCAAAGTTGTCGGCCGAAGTGTTTGGCGGGCGGGCTAGTGGAAACGTGGCGGTGCCCTTCGGCGACGAAGGCGATTGGAACGCGGATTTGGTGTGGGAAGGGATCCAGCCCAAAATCAACTTGGCGGCTTTGCTGCCCTTCGGTGTGCCAAAGACGTGGACTTCGGCATCGGCGCTGACCTCGGGTGCAATCCAGTGGAACGTTCCGGCCGCTGCGATCATGCAACCGGCACGTCATCGTGGGACAGCCAAGCTATCGGCCGCCGACATTCGGCTGGGCAGCGGCAGCATCGGTCAAGTCGATTTGGCGATTCAGGCCGGCGATGGAACGATCCGTTTGAATGGCGATGGCAAGCTTTTCGGTGGTGCGTTTTCGGTCGAAACAAAATCTGATGTTGATGCCAACGACGATTGGTCGTCATGGCTTCGGAAGGTGCCGGTTGGGCAGATTTCAATTCGTTCGGCCAAGGTCGATCAACTGATCCCGGTGCTGCGGCCTGATGACCCGCGTCGTTATCGCGGTACCGTATCCGCGGTCGCAAACATCCATCCGTCCGCCCTCGCATTCGACGCAGCGCAAACGGTGGACGCCGCAGCAGCCGCCGGCAGGAACGACACCGACAACAACATTGGCGACAACAACATTGGCGATGGGGACCGAGCGAATCTCACCCTCCAGATGTCGGCCAGCGATCTTGCCGTGGATGGCCGAACGGTATCGCGTGGCGGGAAAGCTGAATTGCAGATCGTCGACGGGGTGCTGGTGATCCGACGTGCCAGCGCGGCCTATGGTGGCGGGCGATTGATCGCCAGCGGACGCTGGCCGCTTGGGCAGGAAGCAGCAAAGTCTGGCCGACGGACGCTGCAGTTCACTTTTTCGGGGGTTGATGCACAGACCGGGCTGATGCTGGTCGCCCCGTCGATCGCCGATCGAGTCGGCGGTGCGGTTTCGGGCAGTTTGACCGTTGCCGGTGATCAGGATTACCGAATTCGCGGCAGCATCACCGTTCGCGAAAGTTCGTTGTTTACGGTCAGTGCCGGTTCGGTCAACGCCGGCGTGAACGGTTCGCTGTCGAGCGATTTTGGCCGCTGGAACCTTCGGCTACGATCGATCTCGGGAAACTTGGCCGGCGGTGAGATTCGCGGCGAAGCGGATCTGTCGTCCTCGACGGCGCTTTCAGGGACATTCGATCTGGACAGTCGATGGTCGGTCCGCCGGGTGGATTTCGGGACGCTGATCGCCACGACTGGGACAACCACGTCGCTAGCACACGGCCGGATCACTGGGGCAATGTCCGTGGCGGGTCGGCGGATCCGAAGCGTTTCGGATCTGAACGGCAATTTCACGGCTTCGCTCGCTCAAACCCAAGCCTCTGCTGTGCCTGGACTTTTGAAAGCGAACCAGTTCCTGGGAGCCCTCTCGTTGACCAACACCCAGTTTGATACCGGGACGTTGAAGGGCACGATCGGGCGCGGAGCGGTCCAAGTCGAAGAGTTTTCGCTTCGAGCCGACCGGGTGCGAGTGTTCGCCCAAGGGCGTATCGGAATCGCCGATTGGCGGATGGATCTGGATGCGGTGATCGCCACTGGATTGCTGGACGGTGACAGCGCCAAGATCGCTGCGTTGGCGGCCCAGTTGGCCGTCGAGGCGTTCATTCCCGTCGGGTTGATCGTCGAAATCAATCGCATGTTCAGCAATCGAACTCTGTTCTTAGGTGTCACCGGGCCGGCGTCCGATCCCCAGGTTCGGTTGAAGCCGATTGAAACCATTCGCCAAGCCGCCGTGCGATTCCTGGTCCGCGAGGCGATGGTGCTGGTTTCCGCCGGTACCCGCATTGCGAACTGA
- a CDS encoding polysaccharide biosynthesis/export family protein has product MPTALTTALRCSTSTGLAIGLMMISCGCSSLGLSLFPTGHFLTKQADEVLAQSPRGADIARELSMDVEPVHYLQPGDTLLIEPIELDSEVRIPADQKVLADGSVDLGKYGRVVVAGLTIEGAESLIESTIVHSGEKATAVNVRMLDPIHRYYVLGEVNSPGSYPLEGHESVLDGILAAGGLTSAASPCKILLARPTDPDSCRVTLPVCYREITQLGDTSTNYQLKPGDRIFVATRSCYEDMMFWRANETCDRCCKCQSACMDPRMIPDVNPMGRVIPTASPQPGPASLGAESGMTPIKPESITPMDPSPIKADPAAVPLRLPAAEAAEPAAADAIVPSADGELDFDNSQPIGRFAPMWVTPSNP; this is encoded by the coding sequence ATGCCTACTGCCCTTACGACCGCGCTGCGTTGTTCCACGTCGACTGGGCTAGCGATCGGTTTGATGATGATTTCCTGTGGTTGCAGTAGCTTGGGGCTGTCGCTGTTTCCCACCGGGCACTTCCTGACCAAACAGGCGGACGAAGTCCTGGCTCAGTCGCCCCGCGGTGCCGATATCGCTCGTGAATTGTCGATGGATGTTGAACCGGTTCATTATCTGCAGCCCGGCGATACGCTGCTGATCGAACCGATTGAATTGGACAGTGAGGTGCGGATTCCGGCCGACCAGAAAGTGCTGGCCGACGGCAGCGTCGACTTGGGCAAATACGGCCGCGTCGTGGTCGCCGGACTGACGATCGAAGGGGCCGAGTCGCTGATCGAGTCGACGATTGTTCATTCTGGCGAAAAAGCGACGGCCGTGAACGTTCGCATGCTCGACCCGATTCATCGCTACTACGTCTTGGGTGAAGTGAATTCGCCCGGCAGCTATCCGCTGGAAGGTCACGAATCCGTCCTGGATGGCATCCTGGCCGCTGGCGGTCTGACCAGTGCTGCATCGCCTTGCAAGATCCTGCTGGCCCGCCCAACCGATCCCGATTCTTGCCGAGTGACGTTGCCGGTCTGCTATCGGGAGATCACGCAATTGGGCGATACGTCGACCAATTATCAACTGAAACCCGGCGATCGAATATTCGTGGCCACTCGCTCGTGCTACGAAGACATGATGTTTTGGCGAGCCAACGAAACCTGCGATCGATGCTGCAAATGCCAATCGGCATGCATGGACCCCCGCATGATCCCTGACGTGAACCCGATGGGCCGCGTGATCCCGACGGCATCTCCCCAGCCCGGTCCAGCGTCCTTGGGGGCCGAATCGGGGATGACACCGATCAAGCCGGAATCGATCACGCCGATGGATCCCAGCCCGATCAAGGCGGATCCGGCAGCCGTTCCCCTCCGGCTTCCCGCGGCCGAAGCGGCGGAACCCGCTGCAGCGGACGCTATCGTCCCGTCCGCCGATGGCGAGTTGGATTTTGACAATTCCCAGCCAATCGGACGATTCGCACCGATGTGGGTCACGCCGTCCAACCCGTAA
- a CDS encoding small basic protein, whose product MTMDRSLKVQAGAIKARNVLTRAERIARLKSLDKFDEEMSIVGMPKVRVVKVSLKKKKKVKKAEEEPKDKKKK is encoded by the coding sequence ATGACCATGGATCGCAGCCTCAAGGTGCAAGCCGGGGCCATTAAAGCGCGAAATGTGCTTACGCGAGCTGAGCGTATTGCTCGGCTGAAATCGCTGGACAAGTTCGACGAAGAAATGAGCATCGTCGGCATGCCCAAGGTTCGCGTCGTAAAGGTCTCGTTGAAGAAAAAGAAGAAGGTCAAGAAGGCTGAAGAAGAGCCTAAAGACAAGAAGAAAAAATAG
- a CDS encoding acyl-CoA desaturase: MTDSLLEREAEPADTAAIDSLPTEGIDPQRLPLPEATQPLQIMWRYVFVLAAVHVVALLALVPWLFTWSGLVLGIAGHFVFGMLGITIGYHRLLTHRGFTCPKWLEHTLAMLGMCNLQDSPARWVAIHRMHHQHSDHQPDPHSPLASFLWGHVGWVVCRHKDLDRTSHYERYVRDLLRDRFYLKLERKDGWFFVFVGHALLIVLAGAAFGYFTQGEPLRYAASWAVWAVAVRTVFVLHGTWSVNSLSHVFGYRNYETRDHSTNNWLVALISHGEGWHNNHHAQPRSAAHGHRWWEFDMSWWIIRGLEMVGLAKDVVRPKSAKATD, from the coding sequence ATGACAGACTCATTACTTGAACGTGAAGCCGAGCCTGCGGACACTGCGGCGATTGATTCGTTGCCAACCGAGGGCATCGATCCGCAGCGACTGCCGCTCCCCGAAGCCACCCAACCGCTGCAAATCATGTGGCGGTATGTTTTCGTGCTTGCTGCCGTCCACGTGGTGGCGCTGTTGGCATTGGTGCCCTGGCTATTCACGTGGTCCGGATTGGTGCTGGGCATCGCCGGGCATTTTGTGTTCGGAATGCTGGGCATCACCATCGGTTACCACCGCTTGCTGACGCACCGTGGGTTCACCTGTCCTAAGTGGCTCGAGCACACTTTGGCCATGCTTGGCATGTGCAATCTGCAGGATAGCCCCGCACGCTGGGTCGCAATCCATCGCATGCACCATCAACACAGTGACCATCAACCCGATCCGCACTCGCCATTGGCTAGTTTTCTGTGGGGGCATGTCGGTTGGGTCGTGTGCCGCCACAAGGACTTGGACCGAACCAGCCATTACGAGCGGTACGTGCGTGACCTGCTTCGCGACCGTTTCTATCTGAAACTGGAACGCAAAGACGGATGGTTCTTTGTGTTCGTCGGCCACGCGCTGCTGATCGTTTTGGCCGGCGCTGCCTTTGGCTACTTTACCCAAGGCGAACCGCTTCGCTATGCCGCTAGTTGGGCGGTATGGGCCGTTGCCGTTCGAACCGTTTTCGTGCTGCACGGAACCTGGTCGGTGAACTCGTTGTCGCACGTCTTTGGCTATCGCAACTACGAAACCCGCGACCACAGCACCAACAATTGGTTGGTCGCATTGATTAGCCATGGCGAAGGCTGGCACAACAACCACCACGCCCAACCACGGTCCGCTGCACACGGGCACCGTTGGTGGGAATTTGATATGTCGTGGTGGATCATTCGCGGGCTAGAAATGGTAGGCCTGGCCAAAGACGTGGTTCGGCCCAAATCCGCCAAGGCAACCGATTGA
- a CDS encoding DUF1559 family PulG-like putative transporter: MTVANSIPCRARQFPGRTGRAANAFTLVELLVVIAIIGVLIGMAVPAMQNMRELSRRSNCQYNLVRLSLGLSAYETRNEHFPIGTLNATGPIENVPVGYHHNWLEGLLPMMGSAIIYDAIDRDVSVYDKKNTPVRTMRIPDFLCPSASDLAENTTCYAGIHASTETPIDESNDGVFRLNQATTFDDITDGLSYTLFSGEKLSRLSEDLGWLSGTRSSLRNTGLGLNAERDRIRGVQTASNEVSAAYVGGLASDHPGGLHLLMGGGEVEFRSNQMDLEVLRQMASRSDGALPKELEATNPIAVDSGEQE; encoded by the coding sequence ATGACCGTGGCCAATTCGATACCTTGCCGTGCCCGCCAATTCCCAGGCCGCACAGGGCGTGCGGCGAATGCCTTTACCCTGGTGGAACTACTGGTGGTCATTGCGATCATCGGGGTGCTAATCGGGATGGCCGTCCCGGCGATGCAGAACATGCGTGAACTTTCCCGCCGCAGCAACTGCCAATACAACCTAGTGCGTCTGTCGCTGGGGCTGTCCGCCTACGAAACTCGCAACGAACATTTCCCAATCGGAACGCTAAACGCAACGGGACCGATCGAAAACGTTCCCGTCGGCTATCACCACAACTGGCTGGAAGGCCTGTTGCCGATGATGGGTTCGGCGATCATCTACGACGCCATCGATCGCGACGTCAGCGTCTACGACAAAAAGAACACGCCTGTTCGCACGATGCGGATCCCAGATTTTCTGTGCCCATCGGCCAGCGATCTGGCCGAAAACACCACTTGTTACGCGGGCATCCACGCATCGACGGAGACCCCGATCGACGAATCCAACGATGGCGTTTTCCGACTGAACCAGGCCACAACATTCGACGACATCACCGACGGTCTGTCCTACACCCTGTTCTCGGGCGAAAAGCTATCGCGGCTTAGCGAAGACCTAGGATGGCTTAGCGGCACACGTTCAAGCCTGCGGAATACAGGGCTGGGTCTGAACGCCGAACGAGATCGGATCCGCGGTGTCCAAACCGCATCCAACGAAGTATCGGCAGCCTATGTCGGTGGACTGGCCAGCGATCACCCCGGCGGACTGCACCTGTTGATGGGCGGCGGAGAAGTCGAATTCCGCAGCAATCAAATGGATTTGGAAGTGCTACGACAGATGGCGTCACGGTCCGATGGTGCATTGCCCAAAGAACTGGAAGCCACCAACCCCATCGCGGTCGATTCCGGCGAACAGGAGTGA